A window of the Haloarcula litorea genome harbors these coding sequences:
- a CDS encoding DoxX family protein, which produces MSTTTRQLEAALFGRETDFEYSERWIGYAILSLRLTMGWVLLQGGLTKLITYLDANPENNWTAAGYLANAIPEGNPFMGMWGAMAGSPIVDILVMWGLTLTGIGLMIGAFVRWNAFWGAVMMMMFWAAALQGGLLAGLPLAHGWVIDDHVVYAALLFGLGAIGAGRILGVDAYIEKLDVVKNNAWLRTVLG; this is translated from the coding sequence ATGTCAACCACCACCCGACAACTCGAAGCCGCACTGTTCGGTCGCGAGACCGACTTCGAATACTCCGAGCGCTGGATCGGCTACGCCATCCTCTCGCTGCGCCTGACGATGGGCTGGGTCCTGCTCCAGGGCGGGCTCACGAAGCTCATCACCTACCTCGACGCCAACCCGGAGAACAACTGGACGGCGGCCGGTTACCTCGCCAACGCCATCCCCGAGGGGAACCCCTTCATGGGGATGTGGGGCGCGATGGCCGGGAGCCCGATCGTCGACATCCTCGTGATGTGGGGGCTCACCCTGACCGGCATCGGACTGATGATCGGTGCCTTCGTGCGCTGGAACGCGTTCTGGGGCGCGGTCATGATGATGATGTTCTGGGCGGCGGCGCTTCAGGGCGGCCTGCTGGCCGGCCTCCCGCTGGCCCACGGCTGGGTCATCGACGACCACGTCGTCTACGCGGCGCTGCTGTTCGGCCTCGGGGCCATCGGCGCGGGCCGCATCCTCGGCGTCGACGCCTACATCGAGAAACTCGACGTCGTGAAGAACAACGCGTGGCTGCGCACCGTCCTCGGCTGA
- a CDS encoding 2'-5' RNA ligase family protein — protein MYSLNAPPPSGVTALASELARDAPRAQARARGEHTLVAKRLGEGDHAAYARLEARAREAVRGTAPFAARVTGVERFETAVTGTSPVVYLAVESPGLVRLHRRLCERFDPVDGLEGDAYVPHVTVCRGGDPETARRLTERRIDPVEWTVDELAFFDAERGRSVSRVSLPA, from the coding sequence GTGTACAGTCTGAACGCGCCGCCGCCGTCGGGGGTCACGGCGCTCGCGAGCGAGCTCGCCCGCGACGCCCCGCGTGCCCAGGCCCGCGCCCGCGGCGAGCACACGCTGGTGGCCAAGCGACTCGGCGAGGGCGACCACGCGGCCTACGCCCGCCTGGAGGCCAGGGCCCGGGAGGCGGTCCGCGGGACCGCCCCCTTCGCCGCCCGCGTCACCGGCGTCGAGCGGTTCGAGACCGCCGTCACCGGCACCTCGCCGGTCGTCTACCTCGCGGTCGAGAGCCCCGGACTCGTCCGTCTCCACCGGCGTCTCTGTGAGCGCTTCGACCCGGTCGACGGCCTGGAGGGCGACGCCTACGTCCCCCACGTCACGGTCTGTCGCGGCGGCGACCCGGAGACTGCCCGGCGGCTGACCGAGCGTCGGATCGACCCCGTCGAGTGGACCGTCGACGAACTGGCCTTCTTCGACGCCGAGCGGGGGCGGTCCGTCTCACGGGTGTCGCTGCCGGCCTGA
- a CDS encoding helix-turn-helix transcriptional regulator — MRRTGCLLVVLVVLISLPATAAGAAFGGLSQQSVDPDVVVLTADVAGDGTAQWTVAYRVRLDSDNDTRAFEELQRDVRANRSAYTDRFGARMRGTARTAENATGREMAVENVTVATRTETFGQSYGVVTYRFRWTNFAAVDGDRLRVGDAIAGLFLDSETSLTLSWPSSYSAVSVSPGADERDNTSATWRGQEQFATDEPRVVLARQAPDRPGDGPPLGLLGGAALTVFALAAAGYAFRDRLPIGGGEATGDGAGEATGGTDGAGAGAAAAGGAGDPTEPPEELLSNEEQVLKLLREHGGRIKQQRVASELDWTDAKTSQVVGGLRDEDELETFRIGRENVVTLPDTDISESDGGDGDDR; from the coding sequence ATGCGACGAACAGGCTGTTTACTGGTCGTTCTCGTGGTTCTGATCTCGCTGCCGGCGACGGCCGCCGGCGCGGCGTTCGGCGGGCTGTCCCAGCAGTCCGTCGACCCGGACGTGGTCGTGCTGACCGCCGACGTCGCCGGCGACGGGACCGCGCAGTGGACCGTCGCCTACCGCGTCCGGCTGGACAGCGACAACGACACGCGGGCCTTCGAGGAGCTGCAACGGGACGTCCGGGCCAACCGCTCGGCGTACACCGACCGCTTCGGCGCGCGGATGCGCGGGACCGCCCGCACCGCCGAGAACGCGACCGGCCGGGAGATGGCCGTCGAGAACGTCACCGTCGCGACGCGCACGGAGACGTTCGGGCAGTCCTACGGCGTCGTCACCTACCGCTTCCGGTGGACGAACTTCGCCGCCGTCGACGGCGACCGCCTGCGGGTCGGGGACGCCATCGCGGGGCTGTTCCTCGACAGCGAGACGTCGCTGACGCTCTCGTGGCCGTCGTCCTACAGCGCCGTCTCCGTCTCGCCGGGGGCCGACGAACGGGACAACACCTCGGCGACCTGGCGCGGCCAGGAGCAGTTCGCCACCGACGAGCCGCGGGTCGTGCTGGCACGGCAGGCCCCCGACCGGCCGGGGGACGGCCCGCCCCTGGGGCTGCTCGGCGGCGCGGCGCTGACCGTGTTCGCGCTCGCGGCCGCCGGCTACGCGTTCCGCGACCGCCTCCCGATCGGGGGCGGCGAGGCGACCGGTGACGGGGCCGGCGAGGCGACCGGCGGGACGGACGGGGCTGGGGCCGGGGCGGCGGCCGCCGGCGGAGCCGGGGACCCGACCGAACCGCCCGAGGAACTGCTCAGCAACGAGGAGCAGGTGCTGAAGCTCCTCCGGGAACACGGCGGGCGGATCAAGCAACAGCGGGTCGCGAGCGAACTCGACTGGACCGACGCCAAGACCAGTCAGGTCGTCGGCGGCCTGCGGGACGAGGACGAACTGGAGACGTTCCGCATCGGCCGGGAGAACGTCGTCACGCTCCCCGACACCGACATCTCCGAGTCCGACGGCGGGGACGGGGACGACCGGTAA
- a CDS encoding DNA-directed DNA polymerase II small subunit, translated as MPLETPARIVRELASRGYNAERAAVTRLADAPDPAAALERALETMPESALKLTADHVDSALDDGEPRAGAGSTAGNGRTATAAGPEPDADRDPSVSPGTSDHNSGDVDGGVPVETGGSRDTDPSKRAIEVANDMTGHSTGTGEYSDFVSVFRDRYEKLSKTLRGRVNHRPTDAIEAMGGGSEAALIGMVSDIRSTAGGHWLVELEDTNGTFPCLVMKDRPIADLVQLLLLDEVIAVDGTLADDGGILFVDSLYFPDVPRTHSPSTADRHVQAALISDVHVGSQEFMEAAWHRFADWLHTPEAEAVEYLLVAGDMVEGVGVYPDQDEELDIVDIYEQYEAFSEFLKEVPGDMEIRMIPGNHDAVRLAEPQPGFDEELRDIMTAHDAQVHSNPARVTVEGVTILMYHGVSLDEVIAELPDEEASYDEPHKAMYQLLKKRHVAPQYGGHTRLAPEDRDYLVMEEVPDVFHTGHVHKLGWGKYHNVLALNSGCWQAQTEFQKSVNIDPDAGYAPILDLDTLDMTVRKFT; from the coding sequence GTGCCGCTGGAGACGCCGGCTCGTATCGTCCGCGAACTCGCCAGCCGCGGCTACAACGCCGAACGTGCCGCGGTGACTCGGCTGGCCGACGCGCCGGACCCGGCGGCGGCGCTGGAGCGCGCACTGGAAACGATGCCCGAGTCGGCGCTGAAGCTCACCGCCGACCACGTCGACTCGGCCCTGGACGACGGCGAACCCCGTGCCGGAGCCGGGTCGACGGCCGGGAACGGCCGGACGGCGACTGCCGCTGGCCCGGAGCCGGACGCGGACCGAGACCCCTCTGTTTCACCTGGAACGAGCGACCACAACTCGGGGGACGTGGACGGGGGCGTTCCAGTCGAAACAGGGGGGTCTCGCGACACCGATCCCTCGAAGCGGGCCATCGAGGTGGCCAACGACATGACCGGCCACTCGACGGGGACCGGGGAGTACAGCGACTTCGTCTCCGTGTTCCGGGACCGCTACGAGAAGCTCTCGAAGACCCTGCGGGGACGGGTGAACCACCGGCCGACCGACGCCATCGAGGCGATGGGCGGCGGCAGCGAGGCGGCGCTGATCGGGATGGTCTCGGACATCCGGTCGACGGCCGGCGGCCACTGGCTCGTCGAACTGGAGGACACCAACGGGACCTTCCCCTGTCTGGTGATGAAGGACCGCCCCATCGCGGACCTCGTCCAGCTGCTCCTGCTGGACGAGGTGATCGCCGTCGACGGGACCCTGGCCGACGACGGCGGCATCCTGTTCGTCGACTCGCTGTACTTCCCGGACGTCCCCCGGACCCACTCGCCGTCGACGGCCGACCGCCACGTCCAGGCCGCGCTCATCTCGGACGTCCACGTCGGCAGCCAGGAGTTCATGGAGGCGGCCTGGCACCGCTTCGCCGACTGGCTCCACACGCCCGAGGCCGAGGCCGTCGAGTACCTCCTCGTCGCCGGCGACATGGTCGAGGGCGTCGGCGTCTACCCGGACCAGGACGAGGAGCTGGACATCGTCGACATCTACGAGCAGTACGAGGCGTTCTCCGAGTTCCTCAAGGAGGTCCCGGGCGACATGGAGATCCGGATGATCCCGGGCAACCACGACGCCGTCAGGCTGGCCGAGCCCCAGCCCGGCTTCGACGAGGAGCTCCGGGACATCATGACCGCCCACGACGCGCAGGTCCACTCGAACCCCGCCCGGGTGACCGTCGAGGGCGTCACCATCCTGATGTACCACGGCGTCTCGCTGGACGAGGTCATCGCCGAGCTCCCGGACGAGGAGGCGAGCTACGACGAGCCGCACAAGGCGATGTACCAGCTCCTGAAGAAACGCCACGTCGCCCCGCAGTACGGCGGCCACACCCGCCTGGCCCCGGAGGACCGGGACTACCTCGTGATGGAGGAGGTCCCCGACGTGTTCCACACGGGCCACGTCCACAAGCTCGGCTGGGGGAAGTACCACAACGTCCTGGCGCTGAACTCGGGCTGCTGGCAGGCCCAGACGGAGTTCCAGAAGTCGGTCAACATCGACCCCGACGCCGGCTACGCGCCGATCCTCGACCTCGACACGCTGGACATGACCGTCCGGAAGTTCACGTAG
- a CDS encoding ATP-dependent DNA helicase yields MATTDDGYLRFFPYEEPYDHQREAMATIADALEEGRDVLFEGACGTGKTLASLVPALEHARETNKTVVITTNVHQQMRQFVEDARAITEQERLRAVVFRGKGSMCHIDVDYEECQALRDTTRELVDVEEDIADLERREGELLDAGQDGDADAMEARTAVVDELRDLQEQREELASERSICDYYYRNLTENTDDFYAWLYDDVRTPDDVYEYADEQGLCGYELLKEGMDGVDLVVCNYHHLLDPTIREQFFRWLGRDPEDIVAVFDEAHNVESAARDHARRTVTENTLDQALDELEDADDARADAAANVLATFRDALVETYEDSFGFGDREAVDEHWDDVTVANDDRKDDLTLNFLQGYTGPGFHEELDQAVDLGRDLDETYAEQFKEGELETRKECQTLQAAGFLADWLAESDAAGQYPVVSVRRDEAGGDVYGRAELYTCIPEQVTRTLFDDLHAAVLMSATLRPFEVTEDVVGLDDPVTMAYGEQFPEERRRTYAVDGPALFASERDDPETQRSISRTLEDTIRFTPGNTLVFCPSYSEARRYHEMVGVSGTRYLDEPGRQARDLRAAFTDDDDAVLFTSLWGTLGEGVSYDGDDARTVVVVGVPYPHLDDRMEAVQDAYAEAFGDSEDDHRESSNDEAGWRYAVEIPTVRKTRQALGRVVRSPEDFGARVLLDARYTERAEVEMGDYAVRGSFPPEERREMVDITPEKLKFAMLNFYQDMDAYDGGPPKP; encoded by the coding sequence GTGGCGACGACCGACGACGGCTACCTCCGCTTTTTCCCGTACGAGGAGCCCTACGACCACCAGCGGGAGGCGATGGCGACCATCGCCGACGCGCTGGAGGAGGGGCGGGACGTCCTCTTCGAGGGGGCCTGCGGGACCGGCAAGACGTTGGCCTCGCTGGTGCCGGCGCTGGAACACGCCCGCGAGACCAACAAGACCGTCGTCATCACGACCAACGTCCACCAGCAGATGCGCCAGTTCGTCGAGGACGCCCGCGCCATCACCGAGCAGGAGCGCCTGCGGGCGGTGGTCTTCCGGGGCAAGGGGTCGATGTGTCACATCGACGTCGACTACGAGGAGTGCCAGGCGCTGCGGGACACGACCCGCGAACTCGTCGACGTCGAGGAGGACATCGCCGATCTCGAACGGCGGGAGGGGGAACTGCTCGACGCCGGCCAGGACGGCGACGCCGACGCGATGGAGGCCCGGACCGCCGTCGTCGACGAGCTGCGGGACCTCCAGGAACAGCGCGAGGAACTGGCGAGCGAGCGCTCGATCTGTGACTACTACTACCGCAACCTCACAGAGAACACCGACGACTTCTACGCGTGGCTGTACGACGACGTGCGGACCCCCGACGACGTCTACGAGTACGCCGACGAGCAGGGGCTGTGTGGCTACGAACTGCTGAAAGAGGGGATGGACGGCGTCGACCTCGTCGTCTGTAACTACCACCACCTGCTCGACCCGACCATCCGCGAGCAGTTCTTCCGGTGGCTGGGCCGGGACCCCGAGGACATCGTCGCGGTCTTCGACGAGGCCCACAACGTCGAGTCGGCGGCCCGGGACCACGCCCGCCGGACCGTCACCGAGAACACGCTCGACCAGGCGCTCGACGAACTGGAGGACGCCGACGACGCGCGGGCCGACGCCGCCGCGAACGTGCTGGCGACGTTCCGGGACGCGCTGGTCGAGACCTACGAGGACAGCTTCGGCTTCGGCGACCGCGAGGCCGTCGACGAGCACTGGGACGACGTCACGGTCGCCAACGACGACCGGAAGGACGACCTCACGCTGAACTTCCTGCAGGGGTACACCGGCCCTGGCTTCCACGAGGAACTCGACCAGGCCGTCGACCTGGGACGGGACCTCGACGAGACCTACGCCGAGCAGTTCAAGGAAGGGGAACTGGAGACTCGCAAGGAGTGTCAGACCCTCCAGGCCGCCGGGTTCCTCGCGGACTGGCTGGCCGAGTCCGACGCCGCGGGCCAGTACCCCGTGGTCAGCGTCCGCCGCGACGAGGCCGGCGGGGACGTCTACGGCCGGGCGGAGCTGTACACCTGCATCCCCGAGCAGGTGACGCGGACGCTGTTCGACGACCTCCACGCCGCCGTGCTGATGAGCGCGACGCTGCGCCCCTTCGAGGTGACAGAGGACGTCGTCGGGCTCGATGACCCGGTGACGATGGCCTACGGCGAGCAGTTCCCCGAGGAGCGCCGGCGGACCTACGCCGTCGACGGGCCGGCGCTGTTCGCCAGCGAGCGCGACGACCCCGAGACCCAGCGGTCCATCAGCCGGACCCTCGAGGACACGATCCGGTTCACGCCCGGCAACACGCTGGTCTTTTGCCCGTCCTACAGCGAGGCCCGGCGCTACCACGAGATGGTCGGCGTCAGCGGTACCCGCTATCTGGACGAGCCCGGGAGACAGGCCCGAGACCTGCGGGCGGCGTTCACCGACGACGACGACGCGGTGCTGTTCACCTCGCTGTGGGGGACGCTGGGCGAGGGGGTCAGCTACGACGGCGACGACGCCCGCACCGTCGTCGTCGTCGGCGTCCCCTACCCCCACCTGGACGACCGGATGGAGGCGGTCCAGGACGCCTACGCGGAGGCCTTCGGGGACAGCGAGGACGACCATCGGGAGTCCTCGAACGACGAGGCCGGCTGGCGCTACGCCGTCGAGATCCCGACCGTCCGCAAGACCAGACAGGCCCTCGGGCGAGTGGTCCGCTCGCCGGAGGACTTCGGCGCGCGGGTCCTGCTCGACGCGCGCTACACCGAGCGGGCCGAGGTGGAGATGGGCGACTACGCCGTCCGCGGGTCCTTCCCGCCCGAGGAGCGGCGGGAGATGGTCGACATCACCCCGGAGAAACTGAAGTTCGCGATGCTGAACTTCTACCAGGACATGGACGCCTACGACGGCGGGCCGCCGAAGCCGTAA
- a CDS encoding cupin domain-containing protein: MERVSVDDVEPQSMGGDVDRRGLADPLGTTDVALNRYVLDPGEAFSGGLHAHLDQEEVFYVVEGEATFEYRSEPTEESETVTVGPHQAIRFAPGDYQQGRNESDERVVALALGAPRETTEGRVAQPCPECDGDVLALASGDEGMVLRCPDCGTELQPDL; the protein is encoded by the coding sequence ATGGAGCGAGTCTCCGTCGACGATGTCGAACCGCAGTCGATGGGCGGCGACGTCGACCGCCGCGGCCTCGCGGACCCGCTCGGGACGACCGACGTGGCCCTCAACCGCTACGTGCTGGACCCCGGCGAGGCCTTCTCCGGGGGCCTGCACGCTCACCTCGACCAGGAGGAGGTGTTCTACGTCGTCGAGGGCGAGGCGACCTTCGAGTACCGGTCCGAGCCAACCGAGGAGAGCGAGACCGTCACCGTCGGCCCCCACCAGGCCATCCGGTTCGCGCCGGGCGACTACCAGCAGGGGCGCAACGAGAGCGACGAGCGCGTGGTGGCGCTGGCGCTCGGTGCCCCCCGAGAGACCACGGAGGGGCGGGTCGCACAGCCCTGTCCCGAGTGTGACGGCGACGTGCTGGCGCTGGCTTCCGGTGACGAGGGGATGGTCCTGCGCTGTCCCGACTGCGGGACCGAACTGCAACCGGACCTCTAA
- a CDS encoding pyridoxamine 5'-phosphate oxidase family protein, whose product MHVVENTLDPSLDEFLARPLFCFLGQTSDAGPRLSPLWFLWEDEQVWLIAQEADRSYPDRVREFPRSALGVVDFDPATGRVEHVGMRGTASLEPYDPARAGRLLTEYLGPDREAWDERFRAVDGDGYGLIRFDPETVVARDQSFAGSREA is encoded by the coding sequence ATGCACGTCGTCGAGAACACGCTCGACCCGTCGCTGGACGAGTTCCTCGCGCGGCCGCTGTTTTGCTTCCTCGGTCAGACCTCGGACGCCGGCCCGCGGCTGTCGCCGCTGTGGTTCCTGTGGGAAGACGAGCAGGTGTGGCTCATCGCCCAGGAGGCCGACCGGTCGTACCCCGACCGGGTCCGCGAGTTCCCGCGGTCGGCGCTGGGCGTCGTCGACTTCGACCCGGCGACGGGGCGGGTCGAACACGTCGGGATGCGCGGGACCGCGTCGCTGGAGCCGTACGACCCCGCGCGCGCCGGGCGGCTCCTGACCGAGTACCTCGGCCCGGACCGCGAGGCCTGGGACGAGCGGTTCCGGGCGGTCGACGGCGACGGCTACGGGCTGATCCGGTTCGACCCCGAGACGGTGGTCGCCCGGGACCAGTCGTTCGCCGGGTCCAGGGAGGCGTGA
- a CDS encoding DUF7554 family protein has translation MSRAKLDVDTLLRIVLVLVVIWIALEVVEGFLGILAGLLGPLQPLLGIALVVLIVLWLADRL, from the coding sequence ATGAGTCGCGCCAAACTCGACGTCGACACGCTGTTGCGCATCGTCCTGGTGCTCGTGGTGATCTGGATCGCGCTGGAGGTGGTCGAGGGGTTCCTCGGCATCCTGGCGGGACTGCTCGGGCCGCTCCAGCCGCTGCTGGGGATCGCCCTCGTCGTCCTCATCGTCCTCTGGTTGGCCGACCGGCTGTGA
- a CDS encoding DUF7521 family protein, protein MDPALVTMLVVIASAVVLALGGVITHLAYRAARRTGSRVMHRFALGFGLVTLGLLFGGGVHQLLGWRFADGVLLQRALTAVGFALLVHSLYTRDDADPGPN, encoded by the coding sequence ATGGACCCCGCACTCGTGACGATGCTCGTGGTGATCGCCAGCGCCGTCGTGCTCGCGCTCGGCGGCGTGATCACCCACCTCGCCTACCGGGCGGCCCGCCGCACCGGATCGCGCGTGATGCACCGGTTCGCGCTCGGGTTCGGCCTCGTCACCCTCGGGCTCCTGTTCGGCGGGGGCGTCCACCAGCTGCTGGGGTGGCGCTTCGCCGACGGCGTCCTCCTCCAGCGGGCGCTGACGGCGGTCGGGTTCGCGCTGCTCGTCCACTCGCTGTACACCCGCGACGACGCCGACCCGGGACCGAACTAG
- a CDS encoding O-acetylhomoserine aminocarboxypropyltransferase/cysteine synthase family protein yields the protein MSDDHGFETDALHVGQEQPDAEARARAPPIYQTTSYVFEDAEDAAAQFALEKPGHIYSRLMNPTVAQLQERLAALEGGVGAVATASGMASLNLATFLLADVGDNVVTASSLYGGTYTYYTHTAPRNGVETRFVDTLDYEAYEEAIDEDTAYVHCETIGNPALVTPDLERLADIAHENGAPLFVDNTFATPYLCNPIEHGADLVWNSTTKWIHGHGTTVGGVLVDGGSFPWDEYAEKYPEIGGDNPAYHGVNFRERFGEAAFTYAAIARGLRDLGCQQSPFDAWQTMQGLETLPSRMDRHCENAMAVAEHLADHPEVSWVTYPGLDDHETHDVASEYLDGGYGGMITFGLAEGYDAARTTVESTEIASLLANVGDAKTLVIHPASTTHQQLTDEEQAAAGVTDDMVRLSVGTEAVEDIVADLDQAIERATN from the coding sequence ATGAGCGACGACCACGGATTCGAGACGGACGCGCTCCACGTCGGACAGGAACAGCCGGACGCGGAGGCCCGCGCCCGCGCACCGCCCATCTACCAGACCACCTCCTACGTCTTCGAGGACGCCGAAGACGCCGCCGCCCAGTTCGCCCTGGAGAAGCCCGGGCACATCTACTCGCGGCTGATGAACCCCACCGTCGCCCAGCTACAGGAGCGGCTGGCGGCCCTGGAGGGCGGGGTCGGCGCGGTCGCGACCGCCTCCGGGATGGCGTCGCTGAACCTCGCCACCTTCCTGCTCGCGGACGTGGGCGACAACGTCGTCACCGCCTCCTCGCTGTACGGCGGGACCTACACCTACTACACCCACACCGCGCCCCGGAACGGCGTCGAGACCCGCTTCGTCGACACGCTGGACTACGAGGCCTACGAGGAGGCCATCGACGAGGACACCGCCTACGTCCACTGCGAGACCATCGGCAATCCCGCGCTGGTGACCCCGGACCTCGAACGGCTGGCCGACATCGCCCACGAGAACGGGGCTCCCCTCTTCGTCGACAACACGTTCGCGACGCCGTACCTCTGTAACCCCATCGAGCACGGCGCGGACCTGGTCTGGAACTCCACGACGAAGTGGATCCACGGCCACGGGACGACCGTCGGCGGGGTGCTGGTCGACGGCGGTTCCTTCCCCTGGGACGAGTACGCCGAGAAGTACCCCGAGATCGGCGGCGACAACCCCGCCTACCACGGCGTGAACTTCCGCGAGCGGTTCGGCGAGGCCGCGTTCACCTACGCCGCCATCGCCCGCGGGCTCCGCGACCTCGGCTGCCAGCAGTCCCCCTTCGACGCCTGGCAGACGATGCAGGGCCTGGAGACGCTGCCCTCGCGGATGGACCGCCACTGCGAGAACGCGATGGCCGTCGCGGAGCACCTCGCGGACCACCCCGAGGTCTCCTGGGTCACCTACCCCGGCCTCGACGACCACGAGACCCACGACGTCGCCAGCGAGTACCTCGACGGCGGCTACGGCGGGATGATCACGTTCGGGCTGGCGGAGGGGTACGACGCCGCCCGCACGACCGTCGAGTCCACGGAGATCGCCAGCCTGCTCGCGAACGTCGGCGACGCGAAGACGCTGGTCATCCACCCCGCCTCGACGACCCACCAGCAGCTCACCGACGAGGAGCAGGCCGCCGCCGGCGTCACCGACGACATGGTCCGGCTCTCGGTCGGGACCGAGGCCGTCGAGGACATCGTGGCGGACCTCGACCAGGCTATCGAGCGGGCGACGAACTGA
- a CDS encoding HD domain-containing protein → MPERPLRAVARSYFDDAMSPAHDWHHVRRVEALADRLAGEYDVDDRTLELAVWFHDVGRAREDAGEIRDHAAWGAEECERVLPDHGVPDERVETVAQAVRAHRYSNAVDPASREAELLCDADNLDALGAVGLARCFTYGGERGEVLHDPDLPAAADDSPAGATQYNHVRKKLRALPDRMYTDAGRRMAEERRDFVDRFLAQFDAEVAGRR, encoded by the coding sequence ATGCCCGAACGGCCCCTCCGTGCGGTCGCACGGTCGTACTTCGACGACGCGATGAGCCCGGCCCACGACTGGCACCACGTCCGGCGGGTCGAAGCGCTGGCCGACCGCCTCGCCGGCGAGTACGACGTCGACGACCGGACCCTCGAACTCGCGGTCTGGTTCCACGACGTCGGCCGGGCGCGGGAGGACGCCGGCGAGATCCGCGACCACGCCGCGTGGGGCGCTGAGGAGTGCGAGCGGGTCCTCCCGGACCACGGGGTGCCCGACGAGCGCGTCGAGACCGTCGCGCAGGCGGTGCGGGCTCACCGCTACTCCAACGCCGTCGACCCCGCCAGCCGCGAGGCCGAACTCCTCTGTGACGCCGACAACCTCGACGCGCTGGGGGCGGTGGGGCTGGCCCGCTGTTTCACCTACGGGGGCGAGCGCGGGGAGGTCCTCCACGACCCCGACCTGCCGGCGGCCGCCGACGACTCGCCCGCTGGCGCGACCCAGTACAACCACGTCCGGAAGAAACTGCGCGCTCTCCCCGACCGGATGTACACCGACGCCGGCCGGCGGATGGCCGAGGAGCGCCGTGACTTCGTCGACCGCTTCCTCGCGCAGTTCGACGCCGAAGTCGCCGGCCGGCGTTAG
- the serB gene encoding phosphoserine phosphatase SerB, which yields MLIAFDFDGTLSDSEMTVLLGRQNGTAEDMADITERAMNDEIEYAESLRQRCALLEGLPDEQARAAFDQVELRPGAAEVVAALREAGHFVAVLTGGFERGVEAALAKAGVEVDAVVANRLPVADGRLTGDVEGPLIEGTKDDALEVATAVVGEDRADTVAVGDGANDLPMLEVAGLAVGFDPKPAVEPACDATVSTMAELQELLETEGVL from the coding sequence ATGCTGATCGCGTTCGACTTCGACGGGACGCTCTCGGACTCCGAGATGACGGTGCTGCTGGGCCGGCAGAACGGCACCGCGGAGGACATGGCCGACATCACGGAGCGGGCGATGAACGACGAGATCGAGTACGCGGAGAGCCTGCGCCAGCGGTGTGCGCTGCTGGAGGGACTCCCCGACGAGCAGGCACGGGCCGCCTTCGACCAGGTCGAACTGCGTCCCGGGGCCGCCGAGGTCGTCGCGGCGCTGCGGGAGGCGGGCCACTTCGTCGCCGTCCTCACCGGCGGGTTCGAGCGGGGCGTCGAGGCGGCGCTGGCGAAGGCGGGGGTCGAGGTCGACGCCGTCGTCGCGAACCGCCTGCCCGTCGCCGACGGCCGCCTCACCGGCGACGTCGAGGGGCCGCTCATCGAGGGGACGAAAGACGACGCGCTGGAGGTCGCCACGGCCGTCGTCGGCGAGGACCGCGCGGACACGGTCGCCGTCGGCGACGGCGCGAACGACCTGCCGATGCTGGAGGTCGCCGGGCTGGCGGTCGGCTTCGACCCGAAGCCGGCCGTCGAGCCGGCGTGTGACGCGACCGTCTCGACGATGGCTGAACTGCAGGAGCTGCTGGAGACCGAGGGCGTCCTGTGA